In a single window of the Terriglobus roseus genome:
- a CDS encoding carbohydrate porin — translation MTLRRRVAARVSASARTTSSRTAGQPFGRIGIGTDSGSNIKRVFDAGIVNIHPFGRRGDMFGASFTLTDPSHTARHHESLFESFYRVRMTQSLELGPDLQVSIHPTNSAKAYTTALLGVRMRIIF, via the coding sequence ATGACACTGCGACGCAGGGTAGCGGCGCGGGTGTCGGCTTCGGCTCGGACTACGAGTTCAAGAACGGCTGGGCAACCCTTCGGCCGAATTGGGATCGGGACCGACAGCGGTTCTAACATTAAACGTGTCTTCGATGCTGGCATCGTAAACATCCACCCATTCGGCAGAAGGGGAGACATGTTCGGTGCCTCTTTCACCCTGACGGACCCCAGTCACACGGCCCGTCATCACGAGAGTCTTTTCGAGAGCTTTTACCGCGTCCGTATGACGCAAAGTCTCGAACTCGGCCCCGATCTCCAGGTTTCCATCCACCCCACAAACAGCGCGAAGGCCTACACGACCGCCTTACTCGGCGTTAGGATGCGGATCATCTTCTGA
- a CDS encoding DoxX family membrane protein has protein sequence MLRDHKAIAYALMRLALGVNIFGHGFFRILSGVGAFANGAAAGMDKGPLPHTLSLAFLYATPFIELTLGTLLILGLFTRLALIGGSLFMIALTFGTTSTQNWAGAGTQLQYSLVFFVMLWLVESNAFAIDGMMGRKNV, from the coding sequence ATGCTTCGCGATCATAAGGCAATTGCATACGCGCTGATGCGACTAGCATTGGGCGTCAATATCTTCGGTCACGGCTTCTTCCGCATCTTGAGCGGTGTAGGTGCCTTTGCCAACGGTGCCGCAGCAGGCATGGACAAAGGGCCGCTCCCACACACGCTCTCGCTGGCCTTCCTGTATGCGACGCCCTTCATCGAGCTCACGCTGGGAACGCTGCTCATCCTGGGCCTCTTCACACGCCTGGCGCTGATCGGCGGATCCCTCTTCATGATCGCGCTGACCTTTGGCACCACGTCTACGCAAAACTGGGCTGGCGCAGGGACGCAGTTGCAGTACAGCCTGGTCTTCTTCGTCATGCTGTGGCTTGTGGAATCGAATGCGTTCGCTATCGACGGGATGATGGGTCGTAAGAACGTATAA
- a CDS encoding carbohydrate porin, translating into MSAQIGSGAPHASAHVQVQSQAEDKTEAPRIYPGQALDQDVAVLAKVPADPLFHNDLFHPILKPVDTAMNRLRKSEGLSFAATYTVVNQYATTTPDHVRHNWATGRFDLVGGWKAYDHGGNAGSFSMLVRSGTNIGVSQQFNLSDSLGSGLVLNCLPGGGPQEPITLNVLYYRQDFYKKKFAFYVGKIHPNEFISLSLYNDDERTQFLNAENDGNLTIPSDGTYAGGAALEYQATKHIYIHAVTVDTEGAQQKNLKTLVDKKYMNAVEFGWKSGSPTQQEHLYRFLVWRDDTATQGSGAGVGFGSDYEFKNGWATLRPNWDRDRQRF; encoded by the coding sequence TTGTCAGCCCAGATTGGGTCCGGCGCTCCGCACGCTTCGGCGCATGTTCAAGTCCAGTCTCAGGCAGAAGACAAAACAGAGGCGCCGAGGATCTATCCAGGCCAGGCGCTCGATCAGGACGTAGCGGTGCTGGCCAAGGTGCCGGCTGATCCCCTCTTTCATAACGATCTCTTTCATCCCATCCTCAAACCAGTGGACACCGCGATGAACCGCCTTCGGAAGTCTGAGGGTCTCAGCTTCGCCGCGACCTACACCGTCGTGAATCAATACGCGACGACGACGCCTGATCACGTGCGCCACAACTGGGCGACCGGACGTTTCGATTTGGTAGGCGGCTGGAAAGCGTACGATCACGGCGGAAACGCGGGCTCGTTCAGCATGCTGGTTCGTTCTGGCACGAACATCGGTGTGAGTCAGCAATTCAATCTGAGCGACTCGCTCGGATCGGGCCTCGTCCTCAATTGCCTGCCGGGAGGCGGCCCTCAGGAGCCGATCACTCTGAACGTTCTGTACTATCGCCAGGATTTTTACAAAAAGAAGTTTGCCTTCTACGTCGGGAAGATCCACCCGAACGAATTCATCAGTCTGAGCCTTTACAACGACGACGAGCGCACTCAATTTCTGAATGCAGAGAACGACGGCAACCTGACCATTCCGTCGGACGGAACCTACGCAGGTGGGGCTGCTTTGGAGTACCAAGCTACGAAGCACATCTACATTCATGCCGTCACTGTCGACACGGAAGGAGCTCAGCAGAAGAACCTGAAGACGCTCGTAGACAAGAAATACATGAATGCGGTCGAATTCGGGTGGAAGAGCGGATCGCCTACGCAGCAGGAGCACCTGTATCGCTTCCTGGTGTGGCGGGATGACACTGCGACGCAGGGTAGCGGCGCGGGTGTCGGCTTCGGCTCGGACTACGAGTTCAAGAACGGCTGGGCAACCCTTCGGCCGAATTGGGATCGGGACCGACAGCGGTTCTAA
- a CDS encoding DUF2845 domain-containing protein, which produces MRAATTSALLLLSVAALTSSAFSQAVVGPQVQRDVFVVGADTAIGDPLLDFKPTRVEFTQEPMDISGRRELVRMLLMEQGFAHRALPLGAPGLVLHANGKLTVDSKTLQARMYKDGMCAGAGDRIMVTDIAVLADRINIDVNGGPYLPHRFLRHISINNMPLAGDGQVGERPTGTRITLLFEGATPRLSAAELKSLLEPLLDFGLKSSEQAFADTLPEPIKKAIEEHEVYVGMNRRMVLASLGQPESKLRERAADSTDGEVFEEWIYGHTPQTIRFVRFRGDRVVLMKTAALGKAIEINDKDQMAGYRDPALTHEISLGDAPLAAKGTADSEAAQPKAPSLRAPGERPDAEKGKASPAPTPDPAVKKSLASNAMPHLM; this is translated from the coding sequence ATGCGTGCAGCAACCACCTCCGCGCTTCTCCTCCTTTCAGTCGCAGCCCTTACTTCGTCTGCATTCTCCCAGGCTGTCGTGGGTCCGCAGGTCCAGCGCGATGTCTTCGTTGTCGGGGCTGACACCGCGATCGGCGATCCACTGCTCGACTTCAAGCCGACCCGCGTGGAGTTTACGCAAGAGCCGATGGACATCTCCGGCCGACGCGAACTGGTCCGCATGCTGCTGATGGAGCAGGGGTTCGCACATCGCGCGCTACCGCTTGGAGCGCCCGGACTCGTCCTCCACGCGAATGGCAAACTGACTGTCGATAGCAAGACCCTGCAGGCACGCATGTACAAAGACGGCATGTGTGCCGGCGCGGGCGACCGCATCATGGTCACAGATATCGCCGTTCTGGCGGATCGGATCAATATCGATGTGAACGGCGGTCCTTACCTTCCGCATCGGTTTCTCCGCCATATTTCGATTAACAACATGCCTTTGGCGGGCGATGGACAGGTAGGCGAGCGGCCTACCGGGACGCGCATCACGCTCCTCTTTGAGGGGGCAACGCCACGTCTTTCTGCCGCCGAGTTGAAGTCGCTACTGGAGCCGCTGCTCGATTTCGGTCTTAAAAGCTCCGAGCAGGCCTTTGCGGACACGCTGCCAGAGCCGATCAAGAAGGCGATTGAAGAACACGAGGTATACGTGGGCATGAATCGCCGCATGGTCCTGGCGTCCCTCGGCCAACCGGAGAGCAAACTGCGGGAGCGTGCGGCAGACAGTACCGATGGAGAGGTCTTTGAGGAATGGATCTACGGTCACACGCCGCAGACCATCCGTTTTGTCCGCTTCCGCGGGGATCGAGTAGTCCTGATGAAGACAGCCGCGCTGGGTAAGGCAATTGAAATCAACGATAAAGACCAGATGGCCGGCTACCGGGATCCAGCGCTCACGCACGAGATATCCCTGGGCGACGCGCCTCTTGCCGCGAAGGGAACTGCCGACTCGGAAGCAGCCCAGCCGAAAGCGCCGTCGCTTCGTGCTCCAGGCGAACGCCCTGACGCCGAGAAAGGGAAGGCATCCCCGGCGCCCACTCCTGATCCTGCGGTGAAGAAAAGCCTCGCTTCCAACGCGATGCCTCACCTGATGTAA
- a CDS encoding acetyl-CoA carboxylase carboxyltransferase subunit alpha encodes MAEIEAKPVAPPVSEAWRKTEVARDPQRLHPMNFIDALFTDQSEIHGDRSFGNDAAMYAAMARFGEDEVLVLCNRKGRTTKERMQFRFGSPEPEGYRKALRAMKIAEKFGRPVFSFLDLAGAYPGLGAEERGQGEAIARNLIEMSRLRVPTITTITGEGGSGGALALAVADRVLMMENSIYSVISPEGCASIMWKDAAKRQAAADALKYTAPDVSRMGCVDDVIAEPPGGAQADPDRALQHVRGCLQHHFGELKSKSIEELLESRYQKFRNIAQFYTTAKSTV; translated from the coding sequence ATGGCAGAGATAGAAGCAAAGCCCGTAGCCCCGCCCGTATCCGAGGCGTGGCGAAAGACAGAGGTTGCGCGTGACCCGCAGCGCCTTCACCCCATGAACTTCATCGACGCGCTTTTCACGGACCAGAGTGAGATCCACGGCGATCGCAGCTTCGGCAACGACGCAGCGATGTACGCCGCAATGGCTCGCTTTGGCGAAGACGAAGTCCTTGTTCTGTGCAACCGCAAGGGCCGCACCACCAAGGAGCGCATGCAGTTTCGCTTCGGCTCGCCTGAGCCGGAAGGCTACCGCAAAGCGTTGCGGGCGATGAAGATTGCCGAAAAGTTTGGCCGCCCCGTCTTCTCCTTTCTGGATCTAGCCGGTGCCTACCCCGGCCTGGGTGCGGAAGAACGCGGTCAGGGCGAGGCGATTGCACGGAACCTGATCGAAATGTCCCGACTTCGCGTACCCACCATCACGACCATTACGGGCGAGGGCGGCAGTGGTGGAGCGCTTGCTCTAGCCGTAGCGGACCGTGTCCTGATGATGGAGAATTCCATCTACTCGGTCATCTCACCCGAGGGCTGTGCGTCCATCATGTGGAAGGACGCGGCAAAGCGTCAGGCCGCAGCGGATGCACTGAAGTACACGGCCCCGGACGTCTCTCGCATGGGCTGCGTGGATGATGTCATTGCTGAGCCGCCGGGTGGAGCGCAGGCCGATCCCGACCGCGCCCTGCAGCATGTTCGGGGATGTCTTCAGCACCACTTCGGAGAGTTGAAGTCCAAGTCCATCGAAGAGCTGCTGGAGAGCCGCTACCAGAAGTTCCGGAACATCGCGCAGTTCTACACCACGGCCAAGTCCACGGTATAG